The following nucleotide sequence is from Corticium candelabrum chromosome 19, ooCorCand1.1, whole genome shotgun sequence.
AGATGGTTACGCTCATGACGTCTACACTGATAAAAACGGAAACCCCAAATTCGCTAGTAGGtcttcatatatatataaatatatatatatatatatatatatatatattttttttttttttttttttttatatatatatttatttatttcttacacacctactcacatacagggaaGTCCCAACTAAGGACTtcagcatatatatatatatatatatatatatatatatatatatatatatatatatatatacacatggCTCCAACGCTACTCATGATCAGAGTTTCTAGCCAAGCTACCATACCCGTTAGTGATTGACCATTGCCAACGACATCGCATTGCTCGCCAGTGCTCATCCCACACTTGAACTTCCAACCGAAAGTCCCAGATGTTTCCACTCACCATAAACAACTCTCATAATAGAGTTACagccacaacacacacacacacacacacacacacacacacacacacacacacacacacacacaccttgaatgttgaaccttgaaccttgaattTGAAGTCATTTTCCCAGTTGCGGTAGACCATAGTAGagtgtgagtgtactgtaATAGATTGAAGGTCATTGAAACTTCGGTTacttatataaataatattttttatCACAAGACTGATCAAAAGCCAGAACCTATTTTGGGGAAACCAGCTGTGGCATGTGCAAAAACATTCCCATACATCGCTGTATGACCAATAGCTCAAGTGGTAAGTCATACATTTGATGAACAAGCAGACATGATCTCTTACTTCCCAAGTGACTTGTgaggtatttaattaacaacgtATATGCATAATCAACTGCTCCATCTCATCATAGTAAAGAAACACCGCCCCTTGTTATTTATCAAGTTTTGAAACCAAGATTACTGATTTAACAGCCAACCCTCATGTAATTACATGAAACCCTATCTGAGAGCAACTCCCAATCAAACAGCCAGGGACACAGTGAATGACAGATCATTCAAGTGAGCATTATAGATATATGGTAAATAGATATACACAtgatgtatgcaaatttattcagAAATCTCTTTCAGCATGGCTGATCAGCCAAAGATCCAgcaaataatctatcaaatgtacaaagtacaatagctaaagcactacgagtcaaaatgcaatgcagctgtacaaacttagttgcactcatttcttcagaaaaaTGGTCACGGTAGCTCCCTGAAGAAAGGGCACTTTCTGTGTAACTCTGTGGAGAATCTCAAAAgatgaactaaaaattcaaaccttctttgacttacaagtgcagtacatacaactgagacattgcatgcaagtaccttatcgagatccagaaaatgttaattaattgaaacacAGATGACTTATGCCTAAACCACACATGCAATTCGTCTACTGGCAGGTGCAATAATGGAAGTTATCCAGGTTACTCAtctagaatctgcaacaaacaaaatcaataacATTGATCACATACAACATCTAATACTAAAACTCTATTCACCAATCAATATTGACcatataaattaaaacaaatgtCCTGGGTTGTTTatattccttgatataaagagaggaacagattgtagttagagtgttcagaatgagtgttcagaacaagtcattcctGTTTTAagtccagcaaactgtgcacccactagaaaaataggcatcttcattgtgtgtgttttaattttattgttaaaatggatcatgcATTGATTCTACgtattttaggctaatgaaaaactgtgttctgtggcaacagactgtccagatcaacaacttcctgtaattctgtctgtttgccatacatttcttatgcaaacaaattaattgcggtaacagcagagtacatgattaataaacaggttcttctgcaatagttactagtatatacagtagtggacaaaagtatttgccgggtagttcttttgttgattttcatcATACtctggcctacagaatggaaatagGTGCCGATGTGAGCACAAATggataagttagtttgttttcaaaggttgtaatattgtttgcattgaatatgctttgataagttgtaatgtaaacttaatcggcttttaactaggttgtaactataatcttaaattgcaacaaccaactgatttagactcaattctatACCAATTAGTCTCGATTTTGccattgcatgacaaacattgaccaagaagtcgctttattagtattttgtgcttccacccaaacacagacatactgaaaaacccttgaaatttcttgcccagcaaatacttttgtccactactgtatatacacacttataaattataaattactatttatgaAATCATATTTAAGGttaaaaatactaccataaatacataaactgtgctataatgttactaaatactttattctaataaattaataattagttcaTCAACTACTATCAActaattagcaaaatgtacaaacctctgccgtcttgtataataactgcatcacgtaaagcttttctggagtcaacagtttctcgagaaagtcgatttctgcaaagaaaacggtttgtagcaaccaacattccccgtattggggctctcctttcactgcCACCGTTGCTTActcagtgtggtaactgctcgcagagaaagcgcaattcccacgatctgttagcataacaacacatttcgaactactaaatCATGATCGTGAgccatgcgtgcacgtgagaatgggctactgtgcacgtgcaagttaaactaatccgggctatatatccgggatgtgtgtttgtgaagtGGACCCAAAAAAATTTGCTCCCTCGCGgcgaaaggggtctggctacacgagactagaATTCTATATCTACAACCTAgcatctttgtgtgtgtgtgtgtgtgtgtgtgtgtgtgtgtgtgtgtgtgtgtgtgtgtgtgtgtgtgtgtgtgtgtgtgtgtgtgtgtgtgtgtgtgtactcatGAGAAACACgaaacataaattaattaattatgtccTGTATGTTCAAGGAAGACATTCTGAGAGGTTGTTTGCTAATTAACAAACGTATGAATGGTTGCATCTTATCTAATTAAAGTCACAGTTCTATAGtttatgtgcatgtagtgCAAGTCCATTGAATCTTTCTTGTCCCATTGTAGACTTTACGTAAGTttcaattaagttaaataacAGGATGCTCTAGGAAAGAGAGGCTCTAAATGCACTGTACCGTACAACGTCAACAGGACCTCCAGACCATGTCTGATTACAAAAAATAGAGAAATAATTGTCTAaagcaataattattgatttcttAACACAAAGAAAATTATTGTTGAAGTCTCGAGTTTTTGGTAAGTCAAGGGGTAGGCATCTATTTGTTGAACATTTAGAAATCTAAAGATATTTTTTAGTATCTTGGTCGATAAAAAGGAGTGACTTTCCACAAAGTCAATTTGAAGAACTTGATGCTCAGTGCCTGCAAActaatttactaattttaattatttattaatctaTTTCCGAGAACTTTCTACGAATCATCTAAAGTACCTGGCCTGCACCATATGTAGTTatttatgaaatattttgatttaTAAAGTCAAACTATCGCTGCTTTGCTAAGTCTTTCAGAAGCTATGAGAATTTGAAAGAGGCTTTCAGTCTGAAGCCTTGTCAAATGAAGCGCATGTAGTTTTAGCTCGTACTGCAGCAAAGTTTTAACTTCCTGTGAAGTTATCGAAACATCGGATGACGGATTTGAAAAAGAGAGATGTATATATTCTATAGGACTTCCGGATGTCGGATAGGTTCAATTGAAGTTTCAGTTGATTGTCGTTGTTCTCTATAGTAATAGCATATCAAAATTTGAATTAAATCATTGAAACACAATGCTGTCCAAAGCAATTACtttttctaattaattattatattatatagaGAATTTGCTACGAGCCTTTACATTTTGATTCTGCGGAGGAGTGGCATAGAATGTGTAAAAAACATCCGGGCAATTGAACCTTCGACAAAGGGTGTGTAGGCGATTCTCTAGAGACAGAAGGAGTGACTTTCTGACGACACCGATTTCCAAACGAAGGAAGGTATTGAATGGACAACAAATTTGTTAACGTTAGTAGAGGAAAGGCGAGCTGCAACAGATGTTACTGGCCGCCGCGATCACCTAATTAGCTAACCAGGAAATGTGCCGCAGAGTTCATCCTAAGATGGCCCTATAACCCTAGAGTTTACGTCCTAACTCCATCTATTTTAGAAGTTATGATGCGTGTGACGGCACATTTCCTGTAGTAGAAGCTGTTGCTTACAGACCTGTGACTGTCAACTTTCCCTGCAACTATCATGAGTCTCACCCAATTTTGCTAGGCTCACTCACCACTGGAGTATAGAGTCGGGGAAAGGGGGAAGCTAGAATCTCCCCAGTCTTCGCAGGCGAGTCAAGCAGAAGCGTCATGTTCACGTCAGGTTACCAAATAGTCAAGCTTTACTAGAATCTGTTTGATGGAACACGTCAGTGTTTCGGTATGATGAAGACTGAAGCCAGTGTGGAAAAAGTTGTGACAGGTGAAGTGTGCATGCCCATCACACTTTTCCGGCTGCAGTGGCGGACGTCCATGCTGCAAGAGAGCAAAAAGGAAAGGGGGCGTGGCTTTGGAATGGCCAGCTCCTCCgaacttgaggaccacgctacgTCAGTGCTCTTACCGAAGGTCTCTTGATGTCACGCAAAATGTATTGTAATACGTCGTGATATTGGCATGCTTAAAAAGACCAATACTCTGTAAGGCGATTTATATGTTCCAGTATAATCGATAATCTCAGGAAAGTTGGGTCTGGTGACGTGGGACTATGGCTCTGGTCTTGTGTATTTATAATTGATCTTGAAGAAAGTATGGACCACACTTTTAGTCTTATTCAATTCTGAATGGAAGCGTCGAGAGCTATACTGTTGCATGTAGAAGCAATTTAGAACACAATCCAGTGCCTCAGGCTTTCAGGCGTTCATACAAAGTCTGGCAGCAGGGGATTCTAATTATTCTTATATCTCGCCCCTAATATACCTGATTTAAACCGAATTTGTGGGTTTTGTATTTACTCTTATTGCCAAGGTGCTCTACAAATCTATCTACCTGGTACAGAATCGACTGTCAGAGAAGAGCAATTCAAGAGTGTAAGTGACTAATTAATTGTCTCTTTCTTGCATAAACTAATGACCTGCGTAATGTGCCATACTATAGGCACctgataattaattatatgcgTGACAAATATTTTGAACCGCTTTAAATCTTAATTAACTTTCATAACTGGTGTAATTGCTTCAGATATTTAGTTGATTCTCGTAAGACGTAtgatataaatttaattattatttgattttgaaacaGAGTTTGTAATGGTGGATCAAGAGGTGACGGACGACATGTTGCTGAAGATAGCACTTAACACCACAATATGTGCAAGTTGGAGTCATCTTGCATTATGTCTTGATTATGAGATGTTTGGTGGTGGAggtgttaaattaattaagcaggaACACGTTGATGACCCATTTACGCAAGTAACAAGCATGTTGGAAAAATGGCACAACCATCATGCTAAAAAAGCCACGGTCCAGAAGCTCATTACAGCGATGTGTAACTGCCAGTGGGAACGTCAGGCTGAAGAAATATTTGGAGAGAGATTGGTAAAGCTTGCCACACAAGCTAATGCTGACTCTCCAGACGGTCAGAATGCAAGTGAAAATCGTTGATAGATTTCTGCGTATGTCTAAAAAATTCACATTTGATATAGGTTTACCTGACCCTCTTAGAAGAAAGATTACGCCGCTGCAGCTGATGGAGGTATATCACTTAATTGTCTTGCTACAGAACTTTGTCATGCACTATAGGCGAGTACTACCAACCAGGTTTAATGTAGCTACAGAAATGTTAGTCACGTGAGTCCACCTAATGAATGTGATCCAACAGGAACGTACTACAAAAGCTTACTAGAATACCAAGTTTGAACTTTAGACAAAAGACACACATTTCACTGTTTTGTTGGTACAGTATTTTACGTTGTCTGAAATCTGTTGCTTTCTTGACAGGTTTCAAAAGAACTTCTAGACCTATGGCTAGAGATTGGCGTTGCCTTAAAGATACCAAAGGGGAACTTGAAAAACATCGAGCATAAGCACAGGGATGATTTGTCAAAGCGCCTCTTCGAGGTCCTAGAACTATGGTGTGATCGTGAAGTTATTCCCACTGTTGGAGCTCTGGTGGAAGCCTGTAAATGTAAAGGAGTGAATGCAGAAGTAAGATGTCGGAAAGCTCTCGGTCTTATTCCCAAGTAAAAACTGGATTTATCAGCTCGCATATGTGTGATGACTTGTGTACAACTTGAACGTCTTTTATATACCGCAACATGTTAAATAGCATTAAAGAAATGCATTCCGAGCAGCATATATATAGCTAGTTTTAGTGTTGGcttttttgcttttttgtgGTAGGTATAAGTTATTGGAAGGCAAAATCGTACGTCTACTCTGCTTTCAACCGTGTTGTCGTTGTCCTAGCCACATGCAGGCGTAGGAACCtggttttgtttttgtaaaatatataaaaagtatataattttttgtatattttgaaATGATACATTTAGTT
It contains:
- the LOC134194763 gene encoding uncharacterized protein LOC134194763, whose protein sequence is MVDQEVTDDMLLKIALNTTICASWSHLALCLDYEMFGGGGVKLIKQEHVDDPFTQVTSMLEKWHNHHAKKATVQKLITAMCNCQWERQAEEIFGERLVKLATQANADSPDGLPDPLRRKITPLQLMEVSKELLDLWLEIGVALKIPKGNLKNIEHKHRDDLSKRLFEVLELWCDREVIPTVGALVEACKCKGVNAEVRCRKALGLIPK